In Mangifera indica cultivar Alphonso chromosome 1, CATAS_Mindica_2.1, whole genome shotgun sequence, a single genomic region encodes these proteins:
- the LOC123225575 gene encoding protein DEFECTIVE IN MERISTEM SILENCING 3-like isoform X1 produces the protein MYQSKQQLTIQTNALPIQDSSASVQVDQKETSVVGMQNGGNPQAEAFIYHSKRLQDDLQTLGLKIKLHEDHIKLLKSQGNKLDDSILESQVILGKYHSSSGPKTENENHFSLQSEEETTGQILQHEKSAAGVFCKLKTRHGSQASHLQSTKDVLGIVASLGIVEDENLSRIFSEYLGLDNMLAIVCKTYEGVKALETYDQEGYIIKSSGLHGLGASIGRTIDDRFLVICLENLRPFAGEFVVDDPQRRLDILKPRLPNGESPPGFLGFAVNMIDVESKNLFCVTASGYGLRETLFYNLFSRLQVYRTRAEMLLALPLISDGALSLDGGIIRSTGVFYLGNRQDIDVRFAKSSGMLNKPDYYAATERQIQEMKWKKENLMDDLKRETSLWKSAKDSFERKKEELLKFLADSATYASQVGNNLLIHLSCSRKIYAGCCTREIDAKMILTKNQVDSLTTKKWGNLSDSQ, from the exons ATGTATCAATCCAAGCAGCAG CTCACAATTCAAACAAATGCTCTGCCTATCCAAGATTCATCAGCATCAGTGCAAGTGGATCAAAAGGAAACTTCTGTAGTTGGAATGCAAAATGGAGGAAATCCACAAGCAGAAGCCTTCATTTACCATTCGAAG AGACTTCAAGATGATCTACAAACGCTAGGCCTGAAAATCAAGCTGCATGAGGACCACATAAAACTTTTGAAGTCCCAAGGCAACAAGTTAGATGACTCGATACTTGAATCACAAG TTATTCTTGGCAAGTATCATTCTTCAAGTGGACCTAAGACTGAGAATGAGAACCATTTCAGCCTTCAAAGTGAGGAAGAAACAACAGGGCAGATTCTCCAGCATGAAAAGTCTGCTGCAGGGGTTTTTTGTAAGCTGAAAACACGTCATGGCTCTCAGGCATCACATCTTCAATCAACCAAGGATGTTCTTGGAATCGTTGCTTCACTTGGCATTGTCGAGGATGAAAATCTTAGCAG GATTTTCTCTGAGTACTTAGGACTGGATAATATGTTGGCAATTGTTTGCAAGACATACGAAGGTGTTAAGGCTTTAGAAACATATGATCAAGAAGGCTATATTATTAAAAGTTCTGGTCTTCATGGGCTTGGTGCTTCTATTGGGAGGACTATAGATGACCGGTTTCTTGTCATATGTCTTGAAAACTTGAG ACCTTTTGCGGGTGAGTTTGTAGTTGATGATCCACAAAGGAGGCTTGATATTCTAAAGCCAAGATTGCCTAATGGGGAGTCTCCACCTGGCTTTCTTGGCTTTGCGGTGAATATGATTGATGTGGAAAGCAAAAACTTGTTTTGTGTAACTGCTAGTGGGTATGGCCTTAGAGAGACtctattttataatcttttttcaCGTCTGCAAGTGTATAGAACAAGGGCCGAAATGCTACTTGCTCTTCCCTTAATAAGTGATGGAGCTCTTTCTTTGGATGGTGGAATCATCAGAAGCACTGGTGTCTTCTACCTTGGCAATCG GCAAGATATAGATGTGAGATTTGCAAAATCCTCTGGGATGTTAAACAAGCCTGATTACTATGCTGCAACTGAGAGGCAGATCCAGGAGATGAAATGGAAAAAGGAGaatttgatggatgatttgaagagaGAAACTTCACTATGGAAGAGTGCAAAAGATAGttttgaaagaaagaaggaagagTTGCTCAAGTTTTTGGCGGATAGTGCAACCTATGCAAGCCAG GTTGGAAACAATTTGCTGATTCATCTATCTTGTTCCAGAAAAATTT ATGCAGGCTGCTGCACAAGGGAAATTGACGCCAAGATGATTTTGACAAAGAACCAAGTTGACtctttaacaacaaaaaaatggGGTAATCTTTCAGATTCTCAGTGA
- the LOC123208783 gene encoding uncharacterized protein LOC123208783 encodes MAGKAASSVAKAITEYQYPWREKLAKYKDELSKGVWGYWHLGAWKPLGISARRRARLRKEVLIAGEDWPYDPERKEMKTRRKGHKVDRLAAEKREKTAKLMEKMPEMLLDYKKRRWEKKMKEEEKAKEK; translated from the coding sequence ATGGCTGGCAAAGCAGCAAGTTCTGTGGCAAAGGCAATTACAGAATACCAGTATCCATGGCGTGAGAAATTGGCAAAATACAAAGATGAACTATCAAAGGGTGTGTGGGGTTACTGGCACCTAGGAGCATGGAAGCCACTTGGCATCAGTGCTCGTCGTAGAGCTAGACTACGCAAGGAAGTTCTCATAGCAGGTGAAGATTGGCCATATGATCCAGAGAGGAAAGAGATGAAAACCAGGAGGAAGGGACACAAGGTTGACAGGCTAGCCGCAGAGAAACGAGAAAAAACTGCCAAGTTGATGGAGAAAATGCCAGAAATGTTGTTGGACTACAAGAAGCGTAGgtgggagaagaagatgaaggaagaggaaaaagccaaagaaaaataa
- the LOC123224130 gene encoding uncharacterized protein LOC123224130 yields MSKIRSTLTPEQLRLFERTCIGHLLRLSDIKFSGVLVHSFLLRQLYRGFDKNEFWFRVNGVDVRFSPFEFALMTGLPFSQLTTLSSYIPHASKHRIGDTYFQGCQKVQYHDIERVFLARPWGDNNIDAVKIALLYCLHMVLLGNDRRKKVSAEYLQLVDHLDEFNSYPWGVPVWQMTYESMSQASNRLCSG; encoded by the coding sequence ATGTCAAAGATTAGGTCAACATTGACACCGGAGCAGCTTCGAttgtttgagaggacatgtATCGGACATCTTCTTCGATTATCAGATATCAAGTTTTCTGGAGTGTTGGTGCACTCATTTTTGCTACGACAGCTATATCGGGGCTTCGATAaaaatgagttttggtttagagTTAATGGGGTTGACGTGAGATTTAGCCCATTCGAGTTTGCTTTGATGACAGGGTTACCATTCAGTCAGCTCACTAcactttcatcatatattcccCATGCATCCAAACATAGGATTGGAGATACCTACTTTCAAGGATGTCAAAAAGTGCAGTATCACGATATTGAGCGTGTTTTCTTGGCTAGGCCATGGGGGGATAACAATATCGATGCCGTCAAAATAGCGTTGTTGTATTGTCTACACATGGTGTTGCTAGGGAATGATCGACGCAAGAAGGTATCTGCAGAATACCTCCAGTTGGTTGATCACTTGGATGAGTTTAATTCTTATCCCTGGGGTGTTCcagtgtggcagatgacatacgagtcgATGTCCCAAGCAAGTAACAGATTATGCTCCGGTTAG
- the LOC123225568 gene encoding protein DEFECTIVE IN MERISTEM SILENCING 3-like — translation MPDMRKYDLYGFPIAFQYWIYETMDTLYNWVDLVDVHASPQIFKWRTRDVLTWSHIDTIFTGDKDDVTFPLLPSPIEETRPWYADIILYMGMSDRHSSSLSSAPPSTGDKVSPAMPPVDIPASSPKTPEEPVQPSVAEHLLCPPVVQAPTTETTHLPGVQDRATHPATQECPPTASPILSRVDATLNHWSTMILCEISCLRDEMSSQMTRLDDRLTRLEEIVTRTKPAPVDQGTHDGVQTTSPIDPLIPSHYSHEGSAYEGVSIDPSVTSLLPSEGHAHESVSVGPSVGPSVASPPLPEELGSETRKYGCRIKKYEMALKVVNDQMAEVEQVLSQLQVSTEHHILSDPYLLTKGEMTRRIQSRVQSAFAVLCCVGKEVPLHESRTNFIEDIIGVVALTGKAWTSKLTRMLAEYLGEDQMLALVCRSFRAACALEEYKRNGEIDFSLGLHGKAAAHGKSIVGRFLVICLEDVRPYTGGLDVSDPQRRLVLPEPILPCGNNPPGFMGYAVNMVDLDELHVYTRTDAGHGLRETLFYRLFSELQVYNTREDMIEARACIKHGAISLDGGILKENGFISLGHGNPTICFPVVGHVELLPFSKSMEKLNQIKQKELELGDLSCLKGKYTKALEKAFKKFNNKKKKYKQHMDEISPQLRDCCWNREIQRKKS, via the exons ATGCCTGACATGCGTAAATATGACTTATACGGATTTCCCATTGCATTTCAA tattggatatatgagacgatGGACACCCTGTATAATTGGGTGGATTTGGTTGATGTCCATGCGTCTCCACAAATTTTCAAGTGGCGTACACGAGATGTACTTACTTGGAGTCATATAGACACTATTTTCACCGGTGATAAG GATGATGTCACTTTTCCGCTCCTTCCTTCACCGATTGAGGAGACTAGACCATGGTACGCAGACATTATTCTGTACATGGGTATGTCAGATCGGCATTCCTCTTCATTGTCTTCAGCACCTCCCTCAACAGGAGATAAAGTTTCTCCAGCGATGCCACCTGTAGATATACCGGCTAGTAGTCCTAAGACACCTGAGGAGCCTGTTCAGCCCTCTGTTGCAGAGCATCTGTTATGTCCCCCTGTTGTTCAGGCCCCAACCACTGAGACCACACACCTTCCTGGGGTTCAGGACCGTGCTACCCATCCTGCCACACAAGAGTGTCCCCCAACTGCATCACCCATTTTATCTCGAGTAGATGCAACTTTGAACCACTGGAGCACTATGATATTATGTGAAATTTCCTGTTTACGAGATGAGATGTCTTCTCAAATGACTCGATTAGATGATCGTCTTACTCGTTTAGAGGAAATCGTCACGCGTACAAAACCAGCTCCAGTCGATCAG GGTACACATGATGGTGTCCAGACGACCTCACCCATTGACCCTTTGATTCCATCTCATTACTCACATGAG GGTAGTGCTTATGAGGGGGTCTCGATTGACCCTTCTGTTACATCACTTCTTCCATCCGAG ggTCATGCTCATGAGAGTGTTTCAGTTGGTCCTTCAGTTGGTCCTTCAGTTGCTTCACCTCCCCTACCTgag GAACTTGGGAGTGAAACTCGTAAATATGGTTGTCGAATCAAGAAGTATGAAATGGCCTTGAAAGTTGTTAATGATCAAATGGCAGAAGTTGAGCAAGTCTTATCTCAATTGCAAG TTTCAACTGAACATCACATTTTGAGTGATCCATACTTGCTTACAAAAGGGGAAATGACGAGACGGATTCAAAGTAGGGTTCAATCTGCATTTGCTGTTCTATGTTGTGTTGGTAAAGAGGTTCCACTCCATGAATCAAGGACTAATTTCATCGAAGATATAATCGGTGTTGTAGCACTTACTGGAAAAGCTTGGACTAGTAAGCTTACCAG gATGTTAGCAGAGTACTTGGGTGAAGATCAAATGCTTGCTTTGGTTTGCAGATCCTTCAGAGCTGCATGTGCTCTTGAGGAGTATAAACGAAATGGGGAAATTGATTTTTCACTTGGACTACATGGAAAAGCAGCTGCACATGGGAAGTCTATAGTTGGCCGATTTCTTGTTATATGCCTGGAGGATGTAAG GCCCTACACAGGGGGTTTGGATGTCAGTGACCCTCAGAGGAGGCTAGTCTTACCAGAGCCTATTTTACCATGTGGGaacaatccaccaggttttatgGGATATGCAGTTAATATGGTTGACCTAGATGAGCTTCATGTTTACACGAGGACAGATGCAGGTCATGGTCTTAGGGAGACTTTGTTCTATCGACTCTTCAGTGAGCTTCAAGTTTACAACACCCGTGAAGACATGATAGAGGCTCGTGCTTGTATAAAGCATGGTGCTATATCTCTAGATGGTGGGATTTTGAAAGAGAATGGATTTATTTCTCTTGGACACGG GAATCCAACAATATGTTTTCCAGTTGTTGGGCATGTAGAGTTGCTTCCATTTTCCAAAAGTATGgaaaaattgaaccaaattaaacaaaagGAATTGGAGTTAGGTGATCTCAGTTGCTTAAAAGGGAAATATACTAAAGCTCTTGAGAAAGCTTTTAAGaagtttaataataagaaaaaaaagtataagCAACATATGGATGAAATCAGTCCACAGTTGAGAGACTGTTGTTGGAATAGGgaaattcaaagaaagaaaagttga
- the LOC123225575 gene encoding protein DEFECTIVE IN MERISTEM SILENCING 3-like isoform X2: MYQSKQQLTIQTNALPIQDSSASVQVDQKETSVVGMQNGGNPQAEAFIYHSKRLQDDLQTLGLKIKLHEDHIKLLKSQGNKLDDSILESQVILGKYHSSSGPKTENENHFSLQSEEETTGQILQHEKSAAGVFCKLKTRHGSQASHLQSTKDVLGIVASLGIVEDENLSRIFSEYLGLDNMLAIVCKTYEGVKALETYDQEGYIIKSSGLHGLGASIGRTIDDRFLVICLENLRPFAGEFVVDDPQRRLDILKPRLPNGESPPGFLGFAVNMIDVESKNLFCVTASGYGLRETLFYNLFSRLQVYRTRAEMLLALPLISDGALSLDGGIIRSTGVFYLGNRQDIDVRFAKSSGMLNKPDYYAATERQIQEMKWKKENLMDDLKRETSLWKSAKDSFERKKEELLKFLADSATYASQVGNNLLIHLSCSRKIYAGCCTREIDAKMILTKNQVDSLTTKKWEA, from the exons ATGTATCAATCCAAGCAGCAG CTCACAATTCAAACAAATGCTCTGCCTATCCAAGATTCATCAGCATCAGTGCAAGTGGATCAAAAGGAAACTTCTGTAGTTGGAATGCAAAATGGAGGAAATCCACAAGCAGAAGCCTTCATTTACCATTCGAAG AGACTTCAAGATGATCTACAAACGCTAGGCCTGAAAATCAAGCTGCATGAGGACCACATAAAACTTTTGAAGTCCCAAGGCAACAAGTTAGATGACTCGATACTTGAATCACAAG TTATTCTTGGCAAGTATCATTCTTCAAGTGGACCTAAGACTGAGAATGAGAACCATTTCAGCCTTCAAAGTGAGGAAGAAACAACAGGGCAGATTCTCCAGCATGAAAAGTCTGCTGCAGGGGTTTTTTGTAAGCTGAAAACACGTCATGGCTCTCAGGCATCACATCTTCAATCAACCAAGGATGTTCTTGGAATCGTTGCTTCACTTGGCATTGTCGAGGATGAAAATCTTAGCAG GATTTTCTCTGAGTACTTAGGACTGGATAATATGTTGGCAATTGTTTGCAAGACATACGAAGGTGTTAAGGCTTTAGAAACATATGATCAAGAAGGCTATATTATTAAAAGTTCTGGTCTTCATGGGCTTGGTGCTTCTATTGGGAGGACTATAGATGACCGGTTTCTTGTCATATGTCTTGAAAACTTGAG ACCTTTTGCGGGTGAGTTTGTAGTTGATGATCCACAAAGGAGGCTTGATATTCTAAAGCCAAGATTGCCTAATGGGGAGTCTCCACCTGGCTTTCTTGGCTTTGCGGTGAATATGATTGATGTGGAAAGCAAAAACTTGTTTTGTGTAACTGCTAGTGGGTATGGCCTTAGAGAGACtctattttataatcttttttcaCGTCTGCAAGTGTATAGAACAAGGGCCGAAATGCTACTTGCTCTTCCCTTAATAAGTGATGGAGCTCTTTCTTTGGATGGTGGAATCATCAGAAGCACTGGTGTCTTCTACCTTGGCAATCG GCAAGATATAGATGTGAGATTTGCAAAATCCTCTGGGATGTTAAACAAGCCTGATTACTATGCTGCAACTGAGAGGCAGATCCAGGAGATGAAATGGAAAAAGGAGaatttgatggatgatttgaagagaGAAACTTCACTATGGAAGAGTGCAAAAGATAGttttgaaagaaagaaggaagagTTGCTCAAGTTTTTGGCGGATAGTGCAACCTATGCAAGCCAG GTTGGAAACAATTTGCTGATTCATCTATCTTGTTCCAGAAAAATTT ATGCAGGCTGCTGCACAAGGGAAATTGACGCCAAGATGATTTTGACAAAGAACCAAGTTGACtctttaacaacaaaaaaatggG AAGCATGA
- the LOC123225575 gene encoding protein DEFECTIVE IN MERISTEM SILENCING 3-like isoform X3, with protein sequence MYQSKQQLTIQTNALPIQDSSASVQVDQKETSVVGMQNGGNPQAEAFIYHSKRLQDDLQTLGLKIKLHEDHIKLLKSQGNKLDDSILESQVILGKYHSSSGPKTENENHFSLQSEEETTGQILQHEKSAAGVFCKLKTRHGSQASHLQSTKDVLGIVASLGIVEDENLSRIFSEYLGLDNMLAIVCKTYEGVKALETYDQEGYIIKSSGLHGLGASIGRTIDDRFLVICLENLRPFAGEFVVDDPQRRLDILKPRLPNGESPPGFLGFAVNMIDVESKNLFCVTASGYGLRETLFYNLFSRLQVYRTRAEMLLALPLISDGALSLDGGIIRSTGVFYLGNRQDIDVRFAKSSGMLNKPDYYAATERQIQEMKWKKENLMDDLKRETSLWKSAKDSFERKKEELLKFLADSATYASQMQAAAQGKLTPR encoded by the exons ATGTATCAATCCAAGCAGCAG CTCACAATTCAAACAAATGCTCTGCCTATCCAAGATTCATCAGCATCAGTGCAAGTGGATCAAAAGGAAACTTCTGTAGTTGGAATGCAAAATGGAGGAAATCCACAAGCAGAAGCCTTCATTTACCATTCGAAG AGACTTCAAGATGATCTACAAACGCTAGGCCTGAAAATCAAGCTGCATGAGGACCACATAAAACTTTTGAAGTCCCAAGGCAACAAGTTAGATGACTCGATACTTGAATCACAAG TTATTCTTGGCAAGTATCATTCTTCAAGTGGACCTAAGACTGAGAATGAGAACCATTTCAGCCTTCAAAGTGAGGAAGAAACAACAGGGCAGATTCTCCAGCATGAAAAGTCTGCTGCAGGGGTTTTTTGTAAGCTGAAAACACGTCATGGCTCTCAGGCATCACATCTTCAATCAACCAAGGATGTTCTTGGAATCGTTGCTTCACTTGGCATTGTCGAGGATGAAAATCTTAGCAG GATTTTCTCTGAGTACTTAGGACTGGATAATATGTTGGCAATTGTTTGCAAGACATACGAAGGTGTTAAGGCTTTAGAAACATATGATCAAGAAGGCTATATTATTAAAAGTTCTGGTCTTCATGGGCTTGGTGCTTCTATTGGGAGGACTATAGATGACCGGTTTCTTGTCATATGTCTTGAAAACTTGAG ACCTTTTGCGGGTGAGTTTGTAGTTGATGATCCACAAAGGAGGCTTGATATTCTAAAGCCAAGATTGCCTAATGGGGAGTCTCCACCTGGCTTTCTTGGCTTTGCGGTGAATATGATTGATGTGGAAAGCAAAAACTTGTTTTGTGTAACTGCTAGTGGGTATGGCCTTAGAGAGACtctattttataatcttttttcaCGTCTGCAAGTGTATAGAACAAGGGCCGAAATGCTACTTGCTCTTCCCTTAATAAGTGATGGAGCTCTTTCTTTGGATGGTGGAATCATCAGAAGCACTGGTGTCTTCTACCTTGGCAATCG GCAAGATATAGATGTGAGATTTGCAAAATCCTCTGGGATGTTAAACAAGCCTGATTACTATGCTGCAACTGAGAGGCAGATCCAGGAGATGAAATGGAAAAAGGAGaatttgatggatgatttgaagagaGAAACTTCACTATGGAAGAGTGCAAAAGATAGttttgaaagaaagaaggaagagTTGCTCAAGTTTTTGGCGGATAGTGCAACCTATGCAAGCCAG ATGCAGGCTGCTGCACAAGGGAAATTGACGCCAAGATGA